The Aureimonas mangrovi genome includes a region encoding these proteins:
- the mutM gene encoding bifunctional DNA-formamidopyrimidine glycosylase/DNA-(apurinic or apyrimidinic site) lyase, producing the protein MPELPEVETVRRGLQPVLEGARIDAIVLKRPDLRFPLPERLPERLAGRRVHALSRRAKYLLAELDDGWTLAMHLGMSGSFRIEAGHVDAGESEQTPGVFHQARGKDPAHDHVTFEVTSVDAIARRIVFNDPRRFGYMLMIETAALGEHPGFRTLGIEPTGNALSGEALAPRLAGRAAPLKAVLLDQTIIAGLGNIYVCEALWRARLSPRRSAGTLVLRDGSASARLEALALHIRETIADAIAAGGSSLRDHRQADGTLGYFQHRFAVYDREGDPCPRVECAGVVRRIVQSGRSTFLCPRCQR; encoded by the coding sequence ATGCCCGAATTGCCAGAGGTCGAGACCGTGCGCCGCGGGCTGCAGCCGGTTCTCGAAGGCGCCAGGATCGACGCCATCGTCCTGAAGCGCCCCGACCTGCGCTTTCCGCTGCCCGAGCGCCTGCCCGAGCGCCTCGCCGGTCGCCGCGTGCACGCCCTTTCGCGCCGGGCGAAGTATCTCCTGGCCGAACTCGACGACGGATGGACACTCGCGATGCATCTGGGCATGTCCGGGTCTTTCCGCATCGAGGCCGGCCACGTCGACGCCGGCGAGAGCGAACAGACGCCCGGCGTCTTCCATCAGGCGCGCGGCAAGGACCCGGCGCACGACCACGTCACCTTCGAAGTCACGAGCGTTGACGCGATTGCCCGGCGCATCGTCTTCAACGATCCTCGGCGTTTCGGCTACATGCTCATGATCGAGACCGCAGCGCTCGGCGAGCACCCCGGCTTTCGCACGCTCGGCATCGAGCCGACGGGCAACGCCCTGTCAGGCGAGGCGCTGGCGCCGCGCCTTGCCGGCCGTGCCGCGCCGCTGAAGGCCGTCCTTCTCGACCAGACGATCATCGCCGGGCTCGGCAACATCTATGTCTGCGAGGCGCTGTGGCGCGCCCGGCTGTCGCCCCGGCGCTCCGCCGGGACGCTCGTCCTGCGCGACGGCAGCGCGAGCGCACGGCTCGAAGCCCTCGCGCTTCACATCCGCGAGACGATCGCCGATGCCATCGCGGCCGGAGGCTCCTCCCTGCGCGACCACCGGCAGGCGGACGGCACGCTCGGCTACTTCCAGCACCGCTTCGCCGTCTACGATCGCGAAGGCGATCCGTGCCCGCGTGTCGAATGCGCCGGCGTCGTGAGACGGATCGTGCAGTCGGGCCGCTCGACCTTCTTGTGTCCGCGATGCCAGCGCTAG
- the rpsT gene encoding 30S ribosomal protein S20 — MANTPSAKKAARKIERRTEINRNRRSRVRTFLRKVEEAILTGDKDAAQAALKAAEPEMMRAASKGVYHKNTASRKISRLAHRVKAVGAA, encoded by the coding sequence ATGGCCAACACTCCTTCGGCCAAGAAGGCCGCGCGCAAGATCGAGCGCCGGACGGAAATCAACCGCAATCGCCGCTCGCGCGTGCGCACCTTCCTGCGCAAGGTGGAGGAGGCCATCCTCACCGGCGACAAGGACGCCGCGCAGGCCGCCCTCAAGGCCGCCGAGCCGGAGATGATGCGGGCCGCCTCCAAGGGCGTCTATCACAAGAACACTGCCTCGCGGAAAATCTCGCGCCTGGCGCACCGCGTGAAGGCCGTCGGCGCCGCCTGA